The following are encoded together in the Vigna unguiculata cultivar IT97K-499-35 chromosome 2, ASM411807v1, whole genome shotgun sequence genome:
- the LOC114173577 gene encoding uncharacterized protein LOC114173577: MVGSNQTFAEESVDRGIWDVVLNGPFVPVNVVNEVQEPKPFAQWTADENRRAQYDVKARNIISSALTLDEFYRISDLAAKGEAITESQNLATMTMVALFGKLREHELELGRLNDEEDQGKKKNIAFKTEVVKGKKQKEEEDSNDDENLSLMIKKFIKFMKSKGRNQFKTWEDNASSSSNSEGSDEEEANFCLMANSDHSDSELTSKARKSMWYLDSGCSRHMTSDKRKIKNLKRKDQGFVTYGDNNKGKIIGIGDVSGWDTLEIKDVLLVEGLKHNLLSISQLCNKGLKVIFESDYCTIHQKDSKEIALKGYSLTSKAYRVFNRRTLNVEESMYVVFDGVVDLEVNPLELNKQITGDEEYIQEALDEMYLNENPPYQSEDLEKCWKSPRGLSLDNIIGDISKGIEPKNVQEAL; the protein is encoded by the exons ATGGTAGGGTcaaatcaaacttttgctgaag aatcagTTGATAGGGGTATTTGGGATGTTGTTTTGAATGGACCATTTGTGCCTGTTAACGTTGTTAATGaagtgcaggaaccaaagccttTTGCTCAATGGACTGCTGATGAAAACAGGAGAGCTCAATATGACGTTAAAGCCAGAAACATTATATCATCTGCTCTAACTCTTGATGAGTTCTACAGAATTTCT GACTTGGCAGCCAAAGGTGAGGCTATCACGGAGTCACAGAATCTTGCAACAATGACCATGGTGGCTCTGTTTGGAAAACTGAGAGAGCACGAGCTTGAGCTGGGAAGActgaatgatgaagaagatcaaggaaaaaagaagaatattgcATTCAAAACTGAGGTTGTCAAAGGCAAGAagcaaaaagaggaagaagattctaaTGATGATGAGAATCTCAGTCTCATGATAAAGAAGTTCATAAAGTTCATGAAGTCCAAAGGAAGaaatcaattcaaga CGTGGGAAGATAATGCCTCAAGTTCATCCAACTCTGAGGGATCCGATGAGGAAGAAGCAAACTTTTGCTTAATGGCCAATAGTGATCACtctgacagtgag tTAACTTCCAAAGCTAGAAAATCaatgtggtaccttgatagtggatgctcaagacacatgacgaGTGATAAAAGGAAGATCAAGAATCTCAAAAGAAAGGATCAAGGATTTGTTACATATGGAGATAACAACAAAGGGAAAATAATTGGTATTGGAGATGTTAGTGGATGGGATAccttggagatcaaggatgtgctACTTGTAGAAGGACTGaagcacaatcttctcagtatTAGTCAACTATGCAACAAAGGTCTCAAAGTTATCTTTGAAAGTGATTACTGCACTATCCACCAAAAGGATTCTAAGGAAATTGCTttgaaag GATATTCTCTTACTAGTAAAGCATATAGAGTCTTTAATCGAAGAACTTTGAATGTTGAAGAATCCATGTATGTTGTCTTTGATGGAGTTGTAGACCTTGAGGTGAACCCTCTTGAGTTAAATAAGCAAATtacaggtgatgaagaatatattcAGGAGGCCCTTGATGAGATGTATTTAAATGAGAATCCACCTTATCAATCTGAAGATCTTGAAAAATGCTGGAAGTCACCAAGAGGATTATCTCTAGACAACATCATTGGTGATATTTCAAaaggg attgaaccaaaaaatgttCAAGAAGCTCTttaa